The genomic window GGGCATGGCAGCGCGGCTGGCTGGTGGCAGGATGCGTGGCCAGCAGCTCGGCCAGACGGATGGCCTCATGGCAGAGGTCCGCGCGTACCAGGTGCTCGCCGCTGCTGGCCTTGTAGCCCTCATTAAAGAGCAGGTATAGAGTGGCCAGCACGGCATCCAGCCGCTGCGGCAGCTCATGCGCCTCCGGCAGCTCAAAGGGCAGCTCCAGCTCGCGGATGCGCGCCCGTGCGCGCACCAGCCTCTTGGAGATGGCCGCCTCGGTGGTGACAAACGCCGCCGCGATCTCCGCCGGGCTGAGGCCGCACAGCGTGCGCAGTGCCAGCGCGATCTGCGCCTCCGGCGAGAGCTGCGGGTGGCAGCAGACAAACATCAGGCGCAGGATGTCATCGCGCAGATGCGCATCGTCCCATGAGGCCTCCTCCACTGGCACCGCCATCCAGCGTGCCTGCTCGGTGGAGACACCCTCCTCGCGCTCATTCCAGCGCTGCTCGCGGCGCAGCTGGTCCAGCGCCAGATGACGTGCCGTCTGGGTGAGCCATGCCGCCGGATTGTCCGGAACTCCCCGATAGGGCCAGGTCTGCAGAGCACGCACCAGCGCCTCCTGCACCACGTCCTCCACCCACTGCAGCCGCTGCGCGCCAAACTGCCCCGCCAGCGTGGCCACCAGACGTGCCGACTCGTGCCGGAAGAAGTGCTCCGTGGCCAGCTGGGCGCAGGCATCTTTGCTGGTGGGGTCGTCTGGAGTGGCTGGTTCGTTCATGCGGAAGGGTTCAGCGTGCTTGAAAAAGGCCGTCCACAAAGGCGCGGGCCAGCTTGAGATTGTGGCGGATCATTTCCTGGGAGCGGCAGGTCTTGCCCACGAGCATGGAGCCCTGCCAGAGGCTGTTGAGAAACCAGGCCGCTTGCATGGGGTCAAACTTTGTCTTCGGTTGATGTTTCTTCTTCGCAGCAGCCAGCATTTTGGCCGTGTTGGAAGTCCAGAGAGTCAGCTCTTTTTCACACGCGGCCCGCAGGGCGGGGCTGGTGGCGGCCAGCTCCTGCGACATCATGCCCACCATGCATACGCAGTTCTCTTCAGGCCGTCTGGTGAATCCGGCCATGATGTCCAGCATGCGGTGCAGCTGCTTGAGGGGATCCAGCGTCTCGTCCTTCCACGCCTCTGCATACAGCGCGGTGCCCATGCGGCCCCACCAATCCACGGCCGCGAGAGCCAGCGCCTCCTTGTTTTCAAAGTGGTGGAAAAAGCCGCCCTTCGTCATGCCCGCCTCCTGGCAGATCATGTCCACCGAGGTGGCCGCAAACCCCTGCCGCAGCATGAGCCGCACGGTAGCGTCGATCAGCCGCTGCCTGCTGGCTGCGGGATCGCGCTCACGTTTCGTGCTGGCAGCTTTCTTTGACATACAGACCGGTTGGTATGTAAAGAAGTAGCGCCTGCGGTCAAATGAGAATTCATCCGGCCGACTCCCCCGGCAGGCTTTCGCTAGTACGCCGCATGCCCCGGCGTGCGGGCAAACGGGATGACGTCGCGGATGTTGGGGACGCCGGTGACGAACATGAGCAGGCGCTCGAAGCCGAGGCCGTAGCCGGCATGGGGCACGCTGCCGTAGCGGCGGAGATCGGCGTACCAGGAGTAGTTTTCGGGATCGAGGCCCTGCTTGGACATGAGGGCTTCGAGCACATCCAGGCGCTCCTCGCGCTGGCTGCCGCCGACGATTTCGCCAATGCCGGGAACGAGGAGGTCCATGGCGGCAGCGGTTTTGCCATCGTCGTTCTGACGCATGTAGAAGGGCTTGATGTCCTTGGGGTAGTTGAAGATCGTCACCGGGCCTTTGACATGCTCTTCGGCCAGGTAGCGCTCGTGCTCGGTCTGCAGGCTGTCTCCCCAGACAACGGGGTGTTCGAAGTTTCGGCCGGATTTGAGCAGGATGTCCACGGCATCGGTGTAGCTGATACGCTCAAAGGGCTTGGCCAGAGTCTGCTTGAGGCGGTCGATGAGTCCTTTGTCGATGAACTTGTTGAAGAATTCCAGCTCGTCCGGGCATTCATCAAACATGGCCTGCACGAGGTAGCGCACGTGCTCCTCCGCCAGCGTCATGTCGGCGGTGAGATCGTAGAAGGCCATCTCGGGCTCGATCATCCAGAACTCGGCGGCATGGCGCGTGGTGTTGCTGTTCTCCGCGCGGAAGGTGGGGCCAAAGGTGTAGATGTTTCCCAGCGCGCAGGCAAAGGCCTCTCCCTGCAACTGGCCGCTGACGGTGAGGTAGGTGGGGCGGCCGAAGAAGTCCTGCTCAGGCTTGGTGGGCGTGTTGGGCTTCAGCGTGGTCACCTGAAACATCTCCCCTGCTCCTTCGCAGTCGCTGCTGGTGATGATGGGGGTGTGCACGTAGAAGAAGCCGCGCTCCTGGAAGAAGCGGTGCACGGCGTAGGCCATCTTGCTGCGCACGCGGAAGACGCTGCCAAAGAGATTGGTGCGCGGGCGCAGGTGGGCGATGGTGCGGAGAAACTCGGGCGTGTGCCCCTTCTTTTGCAGCGGGTAGGTGGCGTCGGCCTCGCCGAGCAGGCACAGCTCGGCGGCCTGCATCTCCCACTTCTGCCCGGCGGCGGGAGAGGCCACGAGATCGCCCACCACCTCCACAGACGCGCCGGTCAGGATGCGCGGCAGCAGTTCGGCCGTGGGCAGCGCGGCGTCCACCACGACCTGCAGGCCCTTGAAGCAGGAGCCGTCAGAGATTTCCAGGAAGGAGCAGGACTTGGAGTCGCGCTTGGTGCGCACCCAGCCACGGGCGGTGATGCCATTGCGTGCCGATTCGGAGTGAAGAAGGGTCTGGATGGTGTCGAGTGCCATGCGCGGAAAATTAGCGTGCCTGCGCGATGGGGCAAGGGCCGGTGGGCAGATAGAGCTGCCTGCGGACTGAAAAGGGTGAACAGGGCGCGGCAGCTCAGCGCTTCTCCCACAGCAGCGCCAGGAAGAGCGGGAACTCCTTGCGGGCGCGGTTTTCGGCGCGGGCGCGGGGGCCGGGCTGGCTTTCCTTGTGGGAGTACCACTCCTCCATACCAGCCAATACCAGACCGGCGGAGAAGCCGGTGCCGGTGAGGGTCTGCATGCTGCGGTGAAAGGAGACGGTGCTCTCGCTGTCGGCCTTCCCGGGGTGCATGACGATGGGGATGCTCAGCGTGCTGCTGTAGGCGTCCGTGCGGCGGTACTGGATCTTGCGCTCCTCATCGTGGCCCCAGGCGGACTGGCGGGGGATGCGGAAGGCGGGGTGGTTCACCACCCAGAGCATGCGGCCACCGGGGCGCAGCACCTTGGCGGCGGCGGCGGCCACGGTGTCGAGGTGCTCCATGTTTTGCACGCAGAGGATGGCGGAGGCGGCGTCGAATTCTCCGAGATCGCCGATCTGGGCGGCATCGCGTGCAAGGTAGCGCACGGGGGGCTTCACTGGATAAGTACGCGCTTTCTGGATGAGCGTGGGGGCGGCATCCACTCCGGTGACCTGGCACCCGGCCTGGGCCAGCGCACGGGAAAAGACGCCCTGCCCGCAGCCGAGATCCAGCACGCGCTCGCCACGCTTGGGGGCCAGCAGTTTCAGAGCACCAGGAATGACCACGGCCTGGTAGAGCTCGGAGCCGCGCTCGCCGATGATGCGGTCATACCAGTCGGCGGATTTTTCCCAGGAGGTGCCGTGCTCGCGCAGAGGCTTGCCGCCGGGGCCAGCCGACGGGCCGCCAGCAGGACGTGTACGCGGGCGAGGTCCGGGGCGTGGGCTGGGCTGGGAGCTGAAAGGGCGGCGTGGGGGCGGCGGCATGGGGCATGATGCCGCAGCGGGCGGGGAATGCCAGCGGCTCCGCACAATGTCCTTACTTTTATCTTCCATGATGAGCTGCGATATGACAGCCTCCTCCGCCGTTTCTCCCGCCATGCCCTCCACTTCTTCCCGTGCCGTCCCCGGTTTGATCCTCGCGGCACTGAGCCTGCTGAGCGCCTTTCTGCTGTTTCAGG from Prosthecobacter vanneervenii includes these protein-coding regions:
- a CDS encoding class I SAM-dependent methyltransferase; this translates as MPPPPRRPFSSQPSPRPGPRPRTRPAGGPSAGPGGKPLREHGTSWEKSADWYDRIIGERGSELYQAVVIPGALKLLAPKRGERVLDLGCGQGVFSRALAQAGCQVTGVDAAPTLIQKARTYPVKPPVRYLARDAAQIGDLGEFDAASAILCVQNMEHLDTVAAAAAKVLRPGGRMLWVVNHPAFRIPRQSAWGHDEERKIQYRRTDAYSSTLSIPIVMHPGKADSESTVSFHRSMQTLTGTGFSAGLVLAGMEEWYSHKESQPGPRARAENRARKEFPLFLALLWEKR
- the asnS gene encoding asparagine--tRNA ligase; the protein is MALDTIQTLLHSESARNGITARGWVRTKRDSKSCSFLEISDGSCFKGLQVVVDAALPTAELLPRILTGASVEVVGDLVASPAAGQKWEMQAAELCLLGEADATYPLQKKGHTPEFLRTIAHLRPRTNLFGSVFRVRSKMAYAVHRFFQERGFFYVHTPIITSSDCEGAGEMFQVTTLKPNTPTKPEQDFFGRPTYLTVSGQLQGEAFACALGNIYTFGPTFRAENSNTTRHAAEFWMIEPEMAFYDLTADMTLAEEHVRYLVQAMFDECPDELEFFNKFIDKGLIDRLKQTLAKPFERISYTDAVDILLKSGRNFEHPVVWGDSLQTEHERYLAEEHVKGPVTIFNYPKDIKPFYMRQNDDGKTAAAMDLLVPGIGEIVGGSQREERLDVLEALMSKQGLDPENYSWYADLRRYGSVPHAGYGLGFERLLMFVTGVPNIRDVIPFARTPGHAAY
- a CDS encoding TetR/AcrR family transcriptional regulator, whose product is MSKKAASTKRERDPAASRQRLIDATVRLMLRQGFAATSVDMICQEAGMTKGGFFHHFENKEALALAAVDWWGRMGTALYAEAWKDETLDPLKQLHRMLDIMAGFTRRPEENCVCMVGMMSQELAATSPALRAACEKELTLWTSNTAKMLAAAKKKHQPKTKFDPMQAAWFLNSLWQGSMLVGKTCRSQEMIRHNLKLARAFVDGLFQAR
- a CDS encoding RNA polymerase sigma factor, whose product is MNEPATPDDPTSKDACAQLATEHFFRHESARLVATLAGQFGAQRLQWVEDVVQEALVRALQTWPYRGVPDNPAAWLTQTARHLALDQLRREQRWNEREEGVSTEQARWMAVPVEEASWDDAHLRDDILRLMFVCCHPQLSPEAQIALALRTLCGLSPAEIAAAFVTTEAAISKRLVRARARIRELELPFELPEAHELPQRLDAVLATLYLLFNEGYKASSGEHLVRADLCHEAIRLAELLATHPATSQPRCHALLALMLLSAARLPARTDDAGDILRLHEQNRSLWDQSLIQRGIQHLQLSAQGDTLTEYHLEAGIAACHSTATTHEATDWSRILVLYDQLMQLKPSPVVALNRAIAVGRVHGAQRGLDALGTVKGLDTYLSLHAARGAFATELGQHQTAATHYCRALALAVLPSERRFFESRIADSEAAAAGFGT